Proteins encoded by one window of Lycium barbarum isolate Lr01 chromosome 11, ASM1917538v2, whole genome shotgun sequence:
- the LOC132619248 gene encoding transcription factor CYCLOIDEA-like, whose amino-acid sequence MFPASNSSTGNPVPQYTSSSFHSSSPFLGLNGNQILLHQYYQNQFSSHYLAKNTGFSANNIINCPNNNQDHCDNSFRSFPIKKKIKKKERCSKILTAQGPRDRRVRLSIGIARKFFDLQEMLGFDKPSKTMDWLFTNSKLAIEELTNWLTLRDHQSKISGSIPNPINSLRKNEEVKDEATNHVQIVRESRAKARARARERTIKKMWSGIENSHRSSANSQIISNLFGKKDIREMEEQFCKNKLQASEGANKETIRGSGATNIKIKPSLILGFHPNLCAPIESGTYYGSSSSNNGNCDICRNMVNPTETAAMTTVTSSPQGLHSRWRPWDSYHSSQI is encoded by the exons ATGTTCCCTGCCAGTAATAGTAGTACTGGGAACCCTGTTCCTCAGTACACTTCCTCTTCCTTTCATAGCTCTTCACCCTTTCTTGGCCTCAATGGAAACCAAATTCTCCTTCATCAATATTACCAAAATCAGTTCTCTAGCCACTACCTGGCAAAGAACACGGGATTCTCAGCAAACAATATTATCAACTGTCCAAATAACAATCAAGATCATTGTGACAATTCCTTCAGGTCATTTCCCATCaagaagaaaatcaagaaaaaagagagGTGTAGTAAGATTTTGACGGCTCAAGGTCCAAGGGATCGGAGAGTAAGACTCTCCATTGGTATTGCTCGAAAGTTCTTTGATCTTCAAGAAATGCTAGGTTTTGACAAACCAAGCAAAACAATGGATTGGCTATTCACAAACTCCAAACTAGCCATTGAGGAGTTGACTAATTGGTTAACTCTTCGGGATCATCAGTCAAAGATTTCAGGTTCGATCCCTAACCCCATCAACTCACTTCGAA aaaatgaagaagtAAAAGATGAGGCAACAAATCATGTCCAAATTGTAAGAGAGTCAAGGGCCAAGGCAAGAGCAAGAGCTAGAGAAAGAACAATCAAGAAAATGTGGAGCGGAATTGAAAATAGCCACAGATCATCAGCTAATTCTCAGATAATATCTAATTTATTTGGAAAGAAGGATATTAGGGAAATGGAAGAACAATTTTGTAAGAACAAATTACAAGCAAGTGAAGGAGCAAACAAAGAGACAATTAGGGGATCTGGAGCTACCAATATTAAGATCAAGCCTTCTTTAATCTTGGGTTTTCACCCTAATCTCTGTGCTCCAATAGAGTCAGGTACCTACTATGGTAGCTCTTCTTCCAACAATGGAAACTGCGACATTTGTAGAAATATGGTGAATCCAACTGAAACTGCTGCTATGACCACAGTCACTTCCTCACCACAAG GACTTCACAGTCGCTGGAGACCATGGGACTCATATCACAGCAGCCAAATCTAA